The Tripterygium wilfordii isolate XIE 37 chromosome 4, ASM1340144v1, whole genome shotgun sequence genome has a window encoding:
- the LOC119996087 gene encoding FCS-Like Zinc finger 14-like — protein sequence MPGQRTHPVIGKLSELLVSVNRAGLVSETTTSPRSPLDFKAQSPRCGTKCYELGGVGLGIVAALEKPSVKGHGILAKYAVTSPRSSTQWAPIPVYSGRNGGGFDEEIDLENYTYVTCHGPDNKSITKVYYDGGDNVRINVCEVKEKKEKKKSTRSCVDQNMYPVADFLSCCNLCKKQLHGKDIYMYRGEKAFCSPECRSRQIMVDERKEQCRSDAARSADLSSSPYTRDHIFSTGILAI from the exons ATGCCGGGGCAGAGAACCCATCCGGTGATCGGAAAGTTGTCGGAATTATTGGTTTCCGTTAACCGTGCCGGATTAGTTTCAGAGACTACTACTAGTCCAAGAAGTCCATTGGATTTCAAAGCTCAATCACCAAGATGTGGCACAAAGTGTTATGAGCTTGGTGGGGTTGGATTGGGAATTGTTGCTGCTCTTGAGAAACCAAGTGTCAAAGGACATGGAATTCTGGCCAAGTATGCAGTAACTAGTCCTCGCAGCTCGACCCAATGGGCTCCGATTCCGGTCTATTCCGGTAGAAATGGTGGTGGGTTTGATGAGGAGATTGATTTGGAGAATTACACTTATGTTACTTGTCATGGACCAGACAACAAATCCATTACAAAAGTGTATTATGACGGCGGTGATAATGTTAGGATTAACGTCTGTGAAGTGAAggaaaagaaggagaagaagaagagcacaAGATCAtgtgttgatcaaaatatgtaccCAGTCGCAGATTTTCTCAGTTGTTGTAATTTGTGTAAGAAGCAGCTTCATGGGAAAGACATATACATGTACAG GGGTGAGAAAGCTTTTTGTAGTCCAGAGTGTCGATCGAGGCAAATAATGGTGGATGAGCGAAAAGAACAGTGTAGATCAGATGCTGCGAGATCTGCAGATTTGTCAAGCTCGCCTTACACGAGAGACCACATCTTCTCTACTGGAATTCTTGCGATTTAG
- the LOC119996428 gene encoding beta-galactosidase 15-like: MSRSWLVLLSSLALLYCCSATTVEYDSNAIILDGERKIIFAGAIHYPRSTPEMWPDLFRKAKEGGIDAVETYVFWDRHEPRRRVYDFSGNLDFVKFFKLAQEAGLYVILRIGPYVCAEWTYGGFPMWLHSIPGIELRTDNEIYKNEMQIFTTKIVNICKENKLFAPQGGPIILAQIENEYGNIMGGYGDAGKSYIKWSAQMATAQNIGVPWIMCQQSDAPAPMINTCNGFYCDFNFHPNNPKNPKMFTENWTGWFKLWGGKDPYRTAEDLAYSVARFVQSGGVLNNYYMYHGGTNFGRTAGGPYITTSYDYNAPLDEYGNLNQPKWGHLKQLHEAIKVGEKILTNGTTKSEQKANDVYLTTYTNSSGAKFCFLSNTDKSNDANIDLGQDGKFTVPAWSVSILKDCNKEIYSTAKVNSQTSLMIKTLPEHDKPAALSWSWAPEAMKDTLQGTGRFRANQLLDQKEATSDASDYLWYMTSANINEALLKNATLRVNTRGHVLHAYVNRRLIGSQFSRQANGQQSVKGDDYSFIFEKPISLKSGANVISLLSATVGLTNYGQHFDLKAVGIANGSVQIVQNGNVLMDLSSNQWSYKVGLNGEAKHLHDPNSIHNNVWSASQKVPAGRPMTWYKTTFTAPSGTDPVVVDLLGMGKGHAWVNGNSLGRFWPSQVSSQDGCGSCDYRGKYNGGKCPTNCGNPSQRWYHVPRSFLNKNGPNTLIMFEEVGGNPSNVTFQTVTVGTVCGNAYEGSTLELSCQGGRTISDIQFVSFGDPQGTCGSFQRGSFEATHSLAPVEKACVGRGSCLIMVSDVTFGVKNIGNEHRLAVQAVCE, translated from the exons ATGTCGCGTTCTTGGCTTGTTCTTCTTTCAAGTTTAGCATTGCTATACTGCTGCTCAGCAACAACAGTCGAATATGATTCCAATGCCATCATCCTCGATGGCGAACGGAAAATTATTTTCGCCGGTGCAATCCATTATCCACGGAGCACACCTGAG ATGTGGCCAGATCTGTTTCGGAAGGCAAAGGAAGGTGGAATTGATGCTGTTGAAACGTATGTCTTTTGGGATCGCCATGAGCCTCGCCGTCGTGTG TATGATTTCTCGGGAAATCTGGACTTTGTAAAGTTTTTCAAGCTCGCTCAAGAGGCTGGACTTTATGTCATTCTTCGGATTGGACCTTATGTCTGTGCTGAATGGACTTATGG AGGATTCCCAATGTGGCTGCACAGTATACCAGGGATCGAATTGAGGACAGATAATGAGATCTACAAG AATGAAATGCAAATTTTCACCACGAAGATTGTGAACATATGCAAAGAAAACAAGCTTTTTGCTCCACAGGGAGGACCTATCATTCTTGCACAG ATTGAGAATGAGTATGGAAATATCATGGGAGGTTATGGCGATGCAGGAAAATCATACATCAAATGGTCCGCACAGATGGCGACAGCTCAAAACATTGGTGTTCCATGGATTATGTGCCAACAAAGTGATGCTCCAGCACCAATG ATCAATACATGCAACGGGTTTTATTGTGACTTCAACTTTCATCCAAACAATCCCAAGAATCCAAAAATGTTCACTGAAAACTGGACTGGATG GTTCAAGCTTTGGGGAGGAAAAGATCCTTACAGAACTGCTGAAGACCTGGCCTATTCAGTTGCACGCTTTGTCCAATCTGGAGGTGTCTTGAATAACTATTATATG TATCATGGAGGAACAAACTTCGGACGCACAGCAGGAGGGCCATATATCACTACTTCTTATGATTACAATGCTCCTCTTGATGAATATG GAAATCTGAATCAGCCCAAGTGGGGACATCTCAAGCAACTCCATGAAGCTATCAAAGTGGGCGAGAAAATTCTGACAAATGGCACAACAAAATCCGAGCAAAAGGCGAACGATGTTTAT CTGACCACCTACACAAATTCTTCTGGAGCAAAATTCTGTTTCTTAAGCAACACAGACAAGTCGAACGATGCCAATATCGACTTGGGACAGGATGGAAAATTTACTGTACCAGCTTGGTCTGTCAGTATTCTTAAAGATTGCAACAAGGAGATCTACAGCACTGCAAAG GTTAACAGCCAAACCTCTTTGATGATTAAGACACTACCTGAGCATGACAAACCTGCTGCACTCTCCTGGTCTTGGGCACCAGAGGCCATGAAGGACACCCTCCAAGGAACGGGTAGATTCAGAGCAAATCAGCTTCTTGACCAAAAAGAAGCCACTTCAGATGCTAGTGACTACTTGTGGTACATGACCAG TGCTAATATCAATGAGGCATTACTGAAAAATGCAACTCTGCGTGTTAACACAAGAGGGCATGTTCTGCATGCTTATGTTAACAGGAGGCTGATAG GTTCCCAGTTCTCCAGGCAAGCCAATGGTCAACAATCTGTCAAGGGAGATGACTACAGTTTCATTTTCGAGAAGCCGATTTCTCTGAAATCTGGGGCTAATGTTATATCTCTTCTCAGTGCCACAGTTGGATTGACG AATTATGGTCAACATTTTGATCTGAAAGCTGTTGGCATAGCAAATGGATCAGTTCAAATCGTCCAAAATGGGAATGTGTTGATGGATTTATCATCAAATCAATGGTCTTACAAG GTCGGGTTGAATGGAGAGGCCAAGCATCTCCATGATCCAAATTCAATCCATAATAATGTCTGGAGCGCATCACAGAAAGTCCCCGCAGGAAGACCCATGACTTGGTATAAG ACCACCTTCACTGCTCCTTCAGGCACAGACCCAGTTGTGGTGGACTTGCTAGGCATGGGCAAGGGACATGCCTGGGTGAATGGGAATAGTCTTGGGCGCTTCTGGCCTTCGCAGGTATCTAGCCAGGATGGTTGTGGCTCATGTGATTACCGCGGAAAGTATAATGGTGGCAAATGTCCTACTAATTGTGGCAATCCTAGTCAAAGATGGTACCATGTTCCAAGATCATTCCTCAACAAAAATGGCCCGAACACATTGATTATGTTCGAAGAAGTTGGCGGAAATCCTTCAAATGTGACCTTCCAGACTGTAACTGTTGGAACTGTTTGTGGAAATGCTTATGAAGGTAGCACATTGGAATTGTCATGCCAAGGCGGGCGAACCATCTCGGACATCCAGT
- the LOC119997404 gene encoding oligouridylate-binding protein 1-like: protein MMEQQQRLKQQAMMQQALYHHPALLAAPQIEPILSGNLPPGFDTSTCRSVYVGNIPAQVTEQLLQEVFASTGPLEGCKLIRKEKSSYGFVDYYDRRSAALAIVTLNGRHLFGQPIKVNWAYASSQREDTSGHYNIFVGDLSPEVTDATLFACFSVYPSCSDARVMWDQKTGRSRGFGFVSFRNQQDAQGAINDLNGRWLGSRQIRCNWAAKSASGSIEDKQSSDARNVVELTNGNSDAQEKINEDGPETNPQYTTVYVGNLAPEVTSVELHRHFHALGAGTIEDVRIQRDKGFGFVRYSTHAEAALAIQMGNARIVCGKPIKCSWGSKPTPPGTSSTPLPPPAVGPVPGFSAGDLAAYERQIALSKMSGAQALMHPQGLHAFKQAALGMGAAVANPAMYDGGFPSVATTQQQLMYYQ from the exons ATGATGGAACAACAGCAGAGGCTAAAGCAACAGGCAATGATGCAGCAGGCTCTGTACCACCACCCTGCTCTCTTGGCTGCTCCTCAG ATAGAGCCTATCTTGAGTGGAAATTTGCCTCCTGGATTCGATACAAGCACATGCCGCAGTGT GTACGTTGGAAATATTCCTGCACAGGTCACTGAACAACTTCTACAAGAGGTTTTCGCAAGTACTGGTCCTCTCGAAGGATGCAAGCTTATTAGGAAAGAGAAG TCGTCATATGGTTTTGTGGATTACTACGATCGCAGATCAGCTGCTCTTGCTATTGTTACTCTTAATGGGAGGCATCT GTTTGGGCAGCCTATTAAAGTCAATTGGGCTTATGCTAGTAGTCAAAGAGAGGATACATCAG GCcattacaatatttttgttggggACCTTAGCCCTGAAGTTACAGATGCAACACTGTTTGCTTGTTTCTCTGTGTATCCTAGCTGTTC AGATGCAAGGGTTATGTGGGACCAGAAGACTGGACGTTCAAGGGGTTTTGGGTTTGTTTCTTTTCGGAATCAGCAG GATGCTCAAGGCGctataaatgatttaaatg GCAGGTGGCTTGGAAGCAGACAGATCCGTTGTAACTGGGCTGCTAAGAGTGCAAGTGGTAGCATTGAGGACAAGCAGAGCTCAGATGCCAGAAATGTTGTAGAACTGACAAATGGAAACTCAG ATGCTCAGGAGAAGATTAATGAGGATGGTCCCGAGACTAATCCACAGTATACCACCGTCTATGTTGGCAATCTTGCTCCAGAG GTCACTTCAGTTGAGCTCCATCGGCACTTCCATGCTCTTGGTGCTGGAACTATTGAAGATGTTCGGATTCAACGAGATAAAGGTTTTGGTTTTGTGAGATATAGCACACATGCTGAAGCTGCTTTGGCTATTCAGATGGGCAATGCCCGAATTGTATGCGGAAAACCGATCAAG TGCTCGTGGGGTAGCAAACCCACACCACCAGGGACGAGCTCTACTCCTCTTCCTCCACCAGCTGTGGGGCCTGTCCCAGGTTTCAGTGCCGGAGACCTTGCAGCCTATGAGCGCCAGATTGCTTTGAGCAAAATGAGTGGTGCTCAAGCTCTGATGCACCCTCAGGGGCTCCATGCCTTCAAGCAGGCAGCCCTGGGGATGGGTGCTGCAGTAGCTAATCCTGCAATGTACGATGGTGGGTTCCCAAGCGTCGCCACAACCCAGCAGCAGCTTATGTACTACCAGTAA